A part of Planctomycetia bacterium genomic DNA contains:
- a CDS encoding Rrf2 family transcriptional regulator, with the protein MFSYSKTTQYAIAAASRLAEVYDDKIKLSSMDIAHDRGLPKPVVAKVLTVLSQAGIVTGSPGPGGGYTLAESPEKITLHRVAECFDRLEQPLTCPFGPGYCGTGNPCPLHHQLVNLQEQFSRFLKNNSLASFRKKGQGAKLLELIPPRRKSS; encoded by the coding sequence ATGTTCTCGTACAGCAAAACAACACAATATGCGATTGCTGCAGCGAGCAGGCTGGCAGAAGTGTACGATGACAAAATCAAGTTGAGTTCCATGGATATTGCCCATGATCGCGGATTGCCCAAGCCAGTGGTTGCTAAGGTATTAACTGTGTTGTCACAAGCAGGAATTGTTACCGGCTCACCAGGCCCCGGAGGTGGTTATACACTTGCTGAATCGCCTGAGAAAATCACTCTGCACCGCGTCGCAGAGTGCTTTGATCGATTGGAACAACCATTGACCTGTCCGTTTGGTCCGGGATACTGTGGTACGGGTAATCCCTGTCCGTTGCATCATCAACTGGTCAATTTGCAGGAGCAGTTCTCTCGCTTTCTGAAGAATAACTCACTGGCATCTTTCAGAAAAAAAGGACAGGGTGCTAAACTCCTGGAGTTGATTCCTCCCCGGAGGAAATCGTCATGA
- the nrfD gene encoding polysulfide reductase NrfD — protein MSSLAASPQNQPSAILSYPRFLRLALHVATEGKWLFYLWMTILTGVALVGANAWAVQVRDGMARTGMSDHVSWGLYIANFTFFVGLAAGGVMMVIPAYLYHDHEMHDVVIVGEILAIAAIIMSTLSVVVDLGRPDRFWHLIPGIGRFNWPISMLTWDVIVLNGYLLINLHIVGYLLYMRFLGRQPNPKWYIPFVFLSIIWAISIHTVTAFLYCGLGGRPFWNTALLAPRFLASAFVSGPSFIILLLMVIRYSSRFAVPDKAVNTLVQIIRISMCINLLMLVSELFTIFYTGGGHLASAKYLFFGDHGHYGLVPWIWTSIACSVLGCILFLSPWVFSKTWVLLGACVLCIVGIWIEKGMGLIIPGFVPSTLHEMVEYTPSLTEWKITAGIWAFGLMILTVILKIAIAVFGGEMKLEETKSQSSQPDLQTP, from the coding sequence ATGAGTTCTCTTGCTGCCTCCCCTCAGAATCAGCCTTCAGCTATTCTCAGTTATCCCCGTTTTCTGAGGCTGGCATTACATGTCGCGACAGAAGGCAAATGGCTGTTTTACCTCTGGATGACCATTCTGACCGGTGTCGCTCTGGTCGGCGCCAATGCCTGGGCGGTGCAGGTGCGTGATGGTATGGCCCGTACCGGCATGAGCGATCATGTCAGTTGGGGGCTTTACATCGCCAACTTCACCTTCTTTGTCGGATTGGCAGCAGGTGGGGTCATGATGGTGATTCCAGCCTACCTGTATCACGATCATGAGATGCACGATGTGGTGATCGTTGGGGAAATTCTTGCCATTGCAGCCATCATTATGAGTACGCTTTCTGTCGTGGTGGATCTCGGAAGACCGGATCGCTTCTGGCATCTCATTCCTGGCATAGGCAGATTCAACTGGCCCATTTCCATGCTCACTTGGGATGTCATCGTCCTCAATGGATATCTCCTCATCAATCTCCATATTGTTGGTTATCTGCTCTACATGCGATTTCTGGGCCGACAGCCGAACCCAAAGTGGTACATTCCGTTCGTGTTTCTTTCCATCATCTGGGCAATCAGCATTCATACCGTGACGGCGTTCCTGTACTGTGGATTGGGTGGCAGACCGTTCTGGAACACCGCCCTCCTGGCTCCGCGTTTTCTGGCATCTGCTTTTGTTTCCGGTCCGTCATTCATCATTCTTCTGCTGATGGTTATTCGTTATTCCAGCCGCTTTGCAGTGCCTGATAAAGCAGTCAACACGCTGGTACAGATCATCCGTATTTCCATGTGCATCAACCTGCTCATGCTGGTTTCAGAATTGTTCACCATCTTCTATACCGGAGGTGGGCACCTGGCTTCTGCCAAATATCTGTTCTTTGGTGATCATGGTCACTACGGTCTAGTACCCTGGATCTGGACGTCGATTGCCTGCAGTGTATTAGGCTGCATTCTGTTTCTCAGCCCGTGGGTCTTTAGCAAGACATGGGTTCTATTAGGCGCCTGTGTGCTTTGCATCGTCGGAATATGGATCGAGAAAGGAATGGGTTTGATCATTCCAGGTTTTGTGCCATCGACTCTGCATGAAATGGTGGAATATACTCCCAGCTTGACGGAATGGAAAATCACTGCTGGCATCTGGGCGTTCGGTCTGATGATACTGACGGTTATTCTGAAGATTGCCATCGCTGTGTTTGGTGGTGAAATGAAACTGGAGGAAACGAAGAGTCAGTCTTCACAGCCCGATCTTCAAACTCCATGA